The Amblyraja radiata isolate CabotCenter1 chromosome 1, sAmbRad1.1.pri, whole genome shotgun sequence genome contains a region encoding:
- the bbs12 gene encoding Bardet-Biedl syndrome 12 protein translates to MEQPFGMQCRFLNRKSHLGLEQISALAASGRTLLGLKKCYKFIVDDTTGETAVICSAFRLLENLQLDCPVGQLLNEAVQAHHKQYKSGTTTLLFLAGSWSKAALNCLQQDIPIPFIVSVMYEALEHCFEVLKSHQISIDSILKRSCCKQNPETSKSCTLNSSIVHPDEVVTVSTQSTTSIQGSSTKNNESASMWCFSRHIIARASSGLGRETSMHKQSKSKVKMSRHFTTPESQKQEETILDLSSNCQNDSFASTTDYKFFTALALSLSHGNEQMMQLAIETYKIQTRHFGAENVFYRSLPELDVGKLVIYLFPGLSEFYSCVSPGFIALISGEQSIIVKCLSNLPLHTIFINGDLTDKYQHPGFNRISNVTVVTREIKDVSKSLEEEWLDAAMDILHKFHVNLILVKGITSPCLKDKCMKENILIIQEVKDSVMHNFAEAMGAITVSYITQVNENCVGTGAHLCFWKNNNAPNLEDRVAVQINTFKTSVLTIVLCSPLSCKLQTMEDQFWTCVYRLNDALRERQIFPGAGATELLCLHHLKQLILEAKIFKPEIDAHCSSRFVDTTILYRSQVLQSLADGLTEYLVAAMFNTGMYITPLDALTEVQKCLCNNVGLFPIISEVSGKGMNLVMSGTSDFTKLNEGCLEYNVHDNVTIKLEAWRRALNLVLLVLQADAEIITGSQAKTSTADRKVNFLNSYISI, encoded by the exons ATGGAGCAG CCTTTTGGAATGCAATGCAGGTTCCTAAACAGGAAATCACACTTGGGTCTGGAGCAGATCTCTGCGCTGGCGGCATCTGGCAGAACATTGCTTGGCTTAAAAAAATGCTACAAATTCATTGTGGATGACACCACTGGAGAAACAGCTGTGATTTGTTCTGCATTCAGACTTCTGGAGAATCTACAGCTGGATTGTCCAGTTGGGCAGTTGTTGAATGAAGCCGTACAGGCACATCATAAGCAATACAAATCGGGTACAACCACCCTTCTCTTTCTTGCTGGATCTTGGAGTAAAGCTGCTCTAAATTGTTTACAGCAAGACATTCCCATTCCATTCATAGTATCTGTGATGTATGAAGCATTGGAACATTGTTTTGAGGTACTAAAGTCACATCAGATATCCATTGATAGCATTTTGAAAAGATCATGCTGTAAACAGAATCCAGAAACAAGTAAATCATGTACCTTGAATAGCTCTATTGTGCATCCAGATGAAGTAGTAACGGTATCAACTCAGTCAACAACTTCAATTCAAGGCAGTTCCACAAAAAACAATGAAAGTGCCTCTATGTGGTGTTTTTCTAGACATATTATTGCCCGCGCCTCTTCAGGCTTAGGTAGAGAAACCTCAATGCACAAACAATCAAAATCAAAGGTAAAGATGAGCCGGCACTTCACTACTCCTGAAAGCCAGAAACAAGAAGAAACCATACTGGATTTATCAAGTAATTGCCAGAATGATTCATTTGCATCTACAACTGACTACAAATTTTTTACAGCATTGGCTTTATCCTTGAGCCAtggaaatgaacagatgatgcAATTGGCAATAGAAACCTATAAAATCCAGACACGACATTTTGGAGCAGAAAATGTTTTTTACAGAAGTCTCCCTGAATTGGATGTTGGGAAGTTAGTTATATATTTATTTCCTGGACTGAGTGAGTTCTATTCCTGTGTTAGTCCAGGTTTCATTGCATTAATTTCAGGCGAGCAATCCATAATTGTCAAATGTCTGTCAAATCTGCCCTTGCATACTATATTCATAAATGGAGATTTGACTGATAAGTACCAACATCCTGGTTTCAATAGAATTTCAAATGTTACTGTGGTTACACGAGAGATTAAGGATGTTTCTAAAAGTTTGGAAGAAGAATGGTTGGATGCAGCAATGGATATACTTCATAAATTTCACGTTAATTTGATTTTAGTAAAGGGAATAACATCTCCATGCTTAAAGGATAAGTGTATGAAAGAAAATATTTTGATAATTCAAGAAGTGAAAGACTCTGTGATGCATAACTTTGCGGAGGCTATGGGAGCTATCACTGTAAGTTACATTACACAAGTAAATGAAAATTGTGTGGGAACAGGAGCACATTTGTGTTTCTGGAAAAATAATAATGCACCAAACCTGGAAGATAGAGTTGCTGTGCAGATAAATACATTTAAGACCTCAGTACTTACAATAGTACTTTGTAGTCCTTTAAGTTGTAAGCTGCAGACAATGGAAGACCAATTCTGGACTTGTGTATATCGTTTAAACGATGCCCTTCGTGAGAGACAAATCTTCCCTGGTGCAGGTGCCACTGAGCTTTTATGCCTCCATCATCTAAAACAACTAATATTAGAAGCAAAGATTTTTAAACCAGAAATTGATGCACATTGTTCTTCACGCTTTGTAGACACAACAATACTGTATAGATCACAAGTCTTACAGTCTTTGGCTGATGGCCTAACTGAATATCTTGTGGCTGCCATGTTTAATACAGGCATGTACATAACACCACTGGATGCTTTAACAGAAGTGCAGAAGTGCCTTTGCAACAATGTTGGGTTATTTCCTATCATTTCAGAGGTATCAGGGAAGGGCATGAATCTTGTTATGTCAGGCACATCTGATtttactaaactaaatgaaggtTGCTTGGAGTACAATGTCCATGATAATGTCACTATCAAGCTTGAAGCCTGGCGAAGGGCTTTGAATTTAGTGCTACTGGTACTGCaagcagatgctgaaatcatCACAGGTAGCCAAGCTAAAACTTCCACAGCTGATAGAAAAGTTAATTTCCTTAACTCATATATATCCATTTGA